The Manihot esculenta cultivar AM560-2 chromosome 11, M.esculenta_v8, whole genome shotgun sequence genome includes a region encoding these proteins:
- the LOC110625895 gene encoding protein THYLAKOID ASSEMBLY 8-like, chloroplastic: MKSTLMGSLKFQFPPLKICQIPQKLHFQASIITCSLRGGPRKPLWRSKRLSTEAIQAIQSLKLAKSSTLRLEEVFNSKLSRLLKADLLDTLDVLQNQNELDLALKVFEFVQKEVWYKPDISLYQSMIQMLGKNKLIEVAEEFFSKVEEEGLKPDTRTYTEMIGAYLRADMIDKAMETYGNMKASGCTPDKLTFTILIRNLEDAGREELVSSIKKECGEYMDYPEKFLEEVEQKKHVKRQTLKLV; encoded by the exons ATGAAATCTACTCTAATGGGTTCTCTCAAATTCCAGTTTCCTCCACTGAAAATCTGCCAAATTCCCCAGAAACTCCACTTTCAGGCATCCATTATCACCTGCAGCCTGAGGGGAGGGCCAAGGAAACCCTTATGGAGGTCAAAGAGATTATCAACAGAAGCTATACAAGCAATTCAATCCCTGAAATTGGCCAAATCATCCACTCTCAGATTGGAAGAGGTTTTCAACAGTAAACTCTCCAGGCTCCTCAAAGCTGACTTGCTAGATACACTTGATGTCTTGCAAAACCAAAATGAATTGGATTTGGCTCTCAAG GTTTTCGAGTTTGTGCAAAAGGAAGTATGGTATAAACCAGATATATCATTGTATCAAAGCATGATTCAAATGTTGGGGAAGAACAAATTGATTGAAGTGGCTGAAGAATTCTTTTCTAAAGTAGAAGAGGAAGGGTTGAAGCCTGATACAAGAACATATACTGAAATGATTGGGGCTTATCTACGAGCGGATATGATTGATAAGGCAATGGAAACATATGGCAACATGAAGGCTTCAGGTTGTACCCCAGATAAATTAACCTTTACAATCTTGATTAGGAACCTTGAGGATGCTGGAAGAGAAGAGCTTGTGTCATCTATAAAGAAAGAATGTGGTGAATATATGGATTATCCTGAGAAATTCCTTGAAGAAGTTGAGCAGAAAAAACAT GTAAAAAGGCAAACGCTGAAACTTGTTTGA
- the LOC110625952 gene encoding TBC1 domain family member 22B, protein MKNGDNSSSSLDSRFNQTLKNVQELLKGRSIPGKILLTRRTDPPEDPGLRDPSPSSGRSFSENDAGTSDRVDMSREAEAWSSSKINNNATANKFKPTYSNTEPMSKDVQKFPMGSRATDSARVLKFTKELSATTVILERLRELAWSGVPPYMRPDVWRLVLGYAPSNSDRREGVLRRKRLEYLDCVAQFYDIPDTERSDDEINMLRQISVDCPRTAPDITFFLQHQVQKSLERILYTLAIRHPASGYVQGINDLATPFLVVFLSEYLEGDIDNWSMYDLSPDKISDIEADCYWCLSKLLDGMQDHYTFAQPGIQRLVFKLKELVRRIDEPVSRHMEEQGLEFLQFAFRWFNCLLIREIPFHLVTRLWDTYLAEGDALPDFLVYIYTSFLLTWSDKLQKLDFQEMVMFLQHLPTHNWTDQELEMVLSRAYMWHSMFNSSPSHLSC, encoded by the exons ATGAAGAACGGCGATAACAGTAGTTCAAGTCTCGATTCAAGATTCAACCAGACCCTCAAAAATGTTCAAGA GTTGCTTAAAGGTCGCAGTATTCCTGGTAAAATATTACTGACCAGGAGAACAGATCCACCGGAAGATCCAGGCTTACGAGACCCTTCTCCTAGTTCCGGAAGGAGCTTCTCAGAAAATGATGCTGGCACAAGTGATCGAGTGGACATGTCAAGGGAG GCTGAAGCCTGGAGTTCAAGTAAGATAAATAATAATGCAACGGCAAACAAGTTCAAACCTACATACTCCAATACTGAGCCTATGTCCAAAGACGTTCAGAAGTTCCCCATGGGGTCTAGAGCCACAGATTctgccagagttttgaagttcaCTAAAGAGCTATCTGCTACAACAGTTATATTAG AGAGATTGCGTGAGTTAGCTTGGAGTGGTGTACCACCATATATGCGGCCAGATGTTTGGAGGCTTGTTTTG GGATATGCACCATCTAATTCAGATAGAAGAGAGGGGGTATTGAGAAGAAAGCGGCTCGAGTATCTTGATTGTGTTGCTCAGTTTTATGACATTCCAGATACTGAACGTTCAGATGATGAGATTAACATGCTTCGCCAG ATTTCTGTTGACTGTCCAAGAACTGCACCTGATATCACTTTCTTCCTACAACATCAAGTTCAGAAATCCTTGGAGCGCATTCTTTATACATT GGCAATTCGTCATCCTGCAAGTGGATATGTTCAGGGAATTAATGATCTTGCTACACCCTTTCTGGTTGTTTTCTTGTCCGAATACTTAGAAGGAGACATTGATAACTGGTCCATGTATGATCTATCTCCAGATAAAATCTCTGACATAGAGGCTGATTGTTATTGGTGCCTATCAAAGTTACTTGATGGCATGCAAGACCACTACACTTTTGCTCAACCTGGAATACAAAGACTCGTGTTTAAGTTAAAGGAATTGGTTAGGCGGATTGATG AACCTGTTTCAAGGCACATGGAAGAGCAAGGGCTTGAATTTCTTCAATTTGCTTTTCGCTGGTTTAATTGTCTTTTAATACGTGAG ATCCCTTTTCATCTTGTTACCCGCCTGTGGGATACATACCTTGCTGAAGGAGATGCATTACCAGATTTCCTTGTGTACATATACACCAGTTTTCTTTTGACG TGGTCAGATAAGCTTCAGAAACTTGATTTCCAAGAGATGGTGATGTTTCTTCAACACCTTCCAACTCACAACTGGACGGACCAAGAGCTGGAGATGGTACTTTCTAGAGCGTACATGTGGCACAGTATGTTCAACAGCTCCCCCAGCCATTTATCTTGCTAG